The genomic DNA GACAAATATGAGAAGCTGAAGAATCAGCAATTGAGACCTGATTTCTTAGATATGGTTCCTTGGTATTCAGGGTACGTCAATGCTAAACTAAAATTTTCCCTTTCTgcttaccatttttttttaatgtggcAAGTAACAGAGGAAGGCAGGATACTTTAACCAGGTGCTGACCTATCTCATTGTATATTTCAGAACATCGGCTGATTTGTTCAAAACTGTGTTTGACCTCCTTGTGTCAGTCACGGTATTTGTTGGCCGCTTTGACATGCGGATGCTGCAGGTAGACCTTTTAAACTTATGATATGATATTCTCAGGTCATTCCTCTCTTTGCAGATAGACATCTGAGATAATTGAATTTaacttttgttggttttttccTTTGTGCCAAATCTTTAGGCTGCAATGACCAAATCTGATGATGCAACTGGTAGAAAGGAACTTTTGTATGATCACCTTGCTGATAAGAatgatttttggtttgatttcatGGCGGACACTGGTGATGGGGGGAATTCATCATATAGTGTTGCGAAACTTCTTGCTCAGCCTTCTCTCAAAGTTCCAGTGGCTGATGATTTTCTATCTCTTCCACGGGGCAATGTACTGCTTATTGGAGGAGATCTTGCGTAAGTGCTTTActtattatttgtatatatttacatattccCAAGCTTTTGTCAAATCTAACCATGGCTGTTTTTCTCCAGATACCCAAATCCGTCATCTTTTACATATGAAAAACGTCTCTTCTGTCCTTTTGAGTATGCGCTGCAGCCACCGCGTTGGTATAAAAATGACTCTATTGCTGTTGACAAGCCTGAATTGCCCGATGGAGTGTCTGATCTTAAGAGTTATGAAGGTCCACAATGTTTTCTAATCCCTGGAAACCATGGTGAGTTTCAGGTCTCagcttcatttattttttaaagaaattgttTCACTTACCTGCATGCATATTCGGTTTCTTCTTTCATCTCCTCTAACtgtagggttatttgtttattatttcgTAGACTGGTTTGACGGACTCAATACTTTCATGAGGTATATATGCCATAAGAGTTGGTTAGGCGGCTGGTTAATGCCTCAGAAGAAAAGCTATTTTGCCTTGCAGCTACCTAAGGGATGGTGGGTGTTTGGTTTGGATCTCGCTCTTCATGGTGATATTGATGTCGACCAATTCAAATTCTTTTCCGAATTGGTGAAGGGCAAGGTAGTTTGTGTATCACTTTTCTTTTCCATCCTTTATATAGGATTTGTAGAtgtaatgtaaatatttttgtcaCCTAGTCAGAGTTCTACCATTAACTGGCTAACCACCTACTCTATACTGTATTACTCTGGTATAGATTTGTGGTGccattttttttctgaaatgcTCCTAACAAGTGGATTAGGCTATAGTTTAGTAGCTTCATCTTTTCGTATTACTCAACTTTCATTTTGTTgctttaataaaattaatattttctcgtTCAGGTTGGTGAGAATGATGCCCTGATCATCATCACGCATGAACCAAACTGGCTTCTTGATTGGTACTGGAGCGGCGATACAGGGAAGAACGTGAGACATCTGATATGCGACGTTTTGAAATACAGGTGCAAACTTAGAATGGCAGGGGATTTGCATCACTATATGCGACATTCATGTAATCAGTCAGATGGACCTGCCCATGTCCAACATCTTCTTGTTAATGGCTGTGGAGGAGCTTTTCTGCATCCCACCCATGTGTTCAGCAATTTTTCAAAGTTCTATGGGGCTTCTTATGGAAGTAAGGTTGCCTACCCCTCTTTTGAGGATTCAAGCAAAGTAAGTTTCCTCTCACAAACTTGCCTTGTTTATAACTTTTCATAGCATTCAGATATTAAATGGTGTTTTCGGCCGTTTGCAGATTGCTTTGggaaatattttgaaattccGGAAAAAGAACTGGCAGTTTGATTTTATTGGTGGTATTATATACTTTATCTTGGTCTTTTCATTGTTCCCTCAGGTGCGTATTAAGCTTTTCTTATCTAAAGATTGCACAACATGCAGTAATAGATTGGGAAGCtgagattgatgttttgtatgCTATAGcagttctttttgtttcctgAGTTTTGCATATACGTAGATTTGCTTTTTCCTTGAGAACCATCATATAGGCTCACTTCTCACAAGAAAACTGCAATCTTATTCCTTCTTGTTTCTCGTTTATTTCAGTGTAAGCTAGCTCACGTCTTACGAGGTGATTCGTTTTCTGGTCACCTTGAGAGTTTCTTAGGCACTGTTTGGAACGCCTTTGCGTATGTGATGGAACAATCTTATGTGTCTTTTACCGGTGTCTTGATGTTGCTGATAACTGCAATCGCATTTGTCCCCTCAAAAATATCTCGGAAGAAACGGGTTGTAATTGGAGTTCTTCATGTTGCAGCACACCTGATGGCAGCTCTGATTCTCATGTTGATGTTGGAACTGGGCATAGAAATCTGTATTCAACATAATCTCCTTGCAAATTCTGGTCAGTTTTCATACCAACGTgcataattttattgtatactgAACAACCATCTTCACTCACTGGGTGAAATTTTCTGTGTTTAGCCTTTATTGATTTTGTGACTcctacatttttgtttatacagGGTATCATACATTATATCAGTGGTACAAATCAGTGGAGAGTGAGCATTTCCCGGACCCTACTGGCCTTCGAGCCCNCACTGGTGATGGGGGGAATTCATCATATAGTGTTGCGAAACTTCTTGCTCAGCCTTCTCTCAAAGTTCCAGTGGCTGATGATTTTCTATCTCTTCCACGGGGCAATGTACTGCTTATTGGAGGAGATCTTGCGTAAGTGCTTTActtattatttgtatatatttacatattccCAAGCTTTTGTCAAATCTAACCATGGCTGTTTTTCTCCAGATACCCAAATCCGTCATCTTTTACATATGAAAAACGTCTCTTCTGTCCTTTTGAGTATGCGCTGCAGCCACCGCGTTGGTATAAAAATGACTCTATTGCTGTTGACAAGCCTGAATTGCCCGATGGAGTGTCTGATCTTAAGAGTTATGAAGGTCCACAATGTTTTCTAATCCCTGGAAACCATGGTGAGTTTCAGGTCTCagcttcatttattttttaaagaaattgttTCACTTACCTGCATGCATATTCGGTTTCTTCTTTCATCTCCTCTAACtgtagggttatttgtttattatttcgTAGACTGGTTTGACGGACTCAATACTTTCATGAGGTATATATGCCATAAGAGTTGGTTAGGCGGCTGGTTAATGCCTCAGAAGAAAAGCTATTTTGCCTTGCAGCTACCTAAGGGATGGTGGGTGTTTGGTTTGGATCTCGCTCTTCATGGTGATATTGATGTCGACCAATTCAAATTCTTTTCCGAATTGGTGAAGGGCAAGGTAGTTTGTGTATCACTTTTCTTTTCCATCCTTTATATAGGGTTTGTAGAtgtaatgtaaatatttttgtcaCCTAGTCAGAGTTCTACCATTAACTGGCTAACCACCTACTATATACTGTATTACTCTGGTTATATTTGTGATGCCTTTTGTTTCTGAAATGCTCCTAACAAGTGGATTAGGCTATATTTTTAGTGGCTTCATCTTTTCGTATTactcaattttcattttattgctttaataaaattaatattttttcgtTCAGGTTGGTGAGAATGATGCTGTGATCATCATCACGCATGAACCAAACTGGCTTCTTGATTGGTACTGGAGCGGCGATACAGGGAAGAACGTGAGACATCTGATATGCGACGTTTTGAAATACAGGTGCAAACTTAGAATGGCAGGAGATTTGCATCACTATATGCGACATTCATGTAATCAATCAGATGGACCTGCCCATGTCCAACATCTTCTTGTTAATGGCTGTGGAGGAGCTTTTCTGCATCCCACCCATGTGTTCAGCAATTTTTCAAAGTTCTATGGGGCCTCTTATGGAAGCAAGGTTGCCTACCCCTCTTTTGAGGATTCAAGCAAAGTAAGTTTCCTCTCACAAACTTTCCTTGTTTATAACTTTTCATAGTCATATATTAACTGGTGTTTTCGGCTGTTTGCAGATTGCTTTGggaaatattttgaaattccGGAAAAAGAACTGGCAGTTTGATTTTATTGGTGGTATTATATACTTCATCTTGGTCTTTTCATTGTTCCCTCAGGTGCGTATTAAGCTTTTCCTATTTAAATATTGCACAACATGCAGTAATAATAGATTGGGAAGCTGAGATTGTGTTTTATATGCTGTAGcagttctttttgtttcctgAGTTTTGCATATACGTAGATTTGCTTTTTCCTTGAGAACCATCATATAGGCTCACTTCTCACAAGAAAACTGCAATCTTATTCCTTCTTGTTCCTCGTTTATTTCAGTGTAAGCTAGCTCACGTCTTACGAGGTGATTCGTTTTCTGGTCACCTTGAGAGTTTCTTAGGCACTGTTTGGAACGCCTTTGCGTATGTGATGGAACAATCTTATGTGTCTTTTACCGGTGTCTTGATGTTGCTGATAACTGCAATCGCGTTTGTCCCCTCAAAAATATCTCGGAAGAAACGGGTTGTAATTGGAGTTCTTCATGTTGCTGCACACCTGATGGCAGCTCTGATTCTCATGTTGATGTTGGAACTGGGCATAGAAATCTGTATTCAACATAATCTCCTTGCAAATTCTGGTCAGTTCTCATTCCTCATGGTTTTCATACCAAAGTgcataattttattgtatactgAACAGCCATCTTGACTCATCACAATGTCATGGACGCCAATAGATAATAATGATTGGGTGAAATTTTCTGTGATTTAGCCTTGATTGATTTTGTGACTCCTACATTTTTGTTTACACAGGGTATCATACATTATATCAGTGGTACAAATCAGTTGAGAGTGAGCATTTCCCGGACCCTACTGGCCTTCGAGCCCGTATTGAACAATGGACGTTTGGCTTATATCCTGCTTGCATAAAGTATCTTATGTCAGCATTTGATGTTCCTGAGGTGATGGCGGTTACCCGGACCAACATTTGCAAAGACGGAATGGAGTCACTTTCCCGAAGCGGAGCTGTTATCTATTATGCTTCTGTCTTCCTTTACTTTTGGGTCTTCTCAACTCCTGTCGTGTCTATGGTATTTGGAAGCTACTTGTATATCTGCATCAACTGGTTCCACATACACTTTGATGAAGCTTTCTCTTCACTCCGCATTGCCAATTACAAATCTTTCACCCGTTTCCACATCCTAGAAGATGGAGACATCGAAGTTTTCACGCTAGCAGTTGATAAGGTAAGAAAAAACTCTACTTATGACAGTTGCTACCTGACACTGCTGCTACTAATGAACCAAATGCGACTTCCAATCTTTATTGATATCTTAGTTGTTATCTGCATGGTTTAAAGGAACTTTAACCAAAGATGTGTATATTAAATGAGTAGGTGCCAAAAGACTGGAAACTGGACAAAGATTGGGATTCAGAGCCGAAACAGAGTTTCAAGATGAGCTATGAGANCTGATAAACCAAATATccaatttgaaaaaaacaacTGAGTGCTTTAACATCAGGTGATGGCGGTTACCCGGACCAACATTTGCAAAGACGGAATGGCATCACTTTCCCGAAGCGGAGCTGTTATCTATTATGCTTCCGTCTTCCTTTACTTTTGGGTTTTCTCAACTCCTGTCGTGTCTATGGTATTTGGAAGCTACTTGTATATCTGCATCAACTGGTTCCACATACACTTTGATGAAGCTTTCTCTTCACTCCGCATTGCCAATTACAAATCTTTCACCCGTTTCCACATCCTAGAAGATGGAGACATCGAAGTTTTCACGCTAGCAGTTGATAAGGTAAGAAAAAACTCTACTTATGACGGTTGCTACCTGACACTGCTGCTACTAATGAACCAAATGCGACTTCCAATCTTTATTGATATCTTAGTTGTTATCTGCATGGTTTAAAGGAACTTTAACCAAAGATGTGTATATTAAATGAGTAGGTGCCAAAAGACTGGAAACTGGACAAAGATTGGGATTCAGAGCCGAAACAGAGTTTCAAGATGAGCTATGAGAGACAGTTTCCAAGTAAATGGTGTGCTCCAACAGCCCAACAAGACCCTGTTAATACCGTAAAGATAGTAGATCGTTTCACGATTCATagatcagaaaaacaaaatggagaATGTTAGATATGGATCAGTTAAGAACTGGTTTAACTGATCCTTTTGATTGTATTGCTCTCTTTGTATAAAATTAGAATGTAATGTAATGTAGCCTCTCTGCTTATTGTTTGAGATGAATGAAGTATGATAGAATATATGCCTATTGATTCTCTTATAAATTCCAGTTTTCTTCATACTTCTGTCAGTCAAACACACAAAGTTAAATCAGATAACTTCTTATAGaaagaaatgatttttattgtttttgggttttaagttACAAAGTAGATTGGCACAACATACTCTATAAGTAGCTTTAgctatccctctctctctcacgctcAACCATACAACAATTTTTGCCCTTAATCAAAGCCTTCTTAAAGAGCCTTCCTAATTTTACAAATCAAGGAAAAAATACAGGAGAGGACAACTCATATAAGCTTTTAAAAGGTACAGTGAAGATATCAACCTTGTTAAGGGCATTTTATGAAGAA from Camelina sativa cultivar DH55 chromosome 2, Cs, whole genome shotgun sequence includes the following:
- the LOC104718144 gene encoding uncharacterized protein LOC104718144; protein product: MVSDRHSARLYNSLPMERVRTILTHTYPYPHEHSRHAIIAVFFGCLFFISSDNMHTLIEKFSLKWWSMYACLLGFFYFFSSPFIQKTIRPNYSNFSRWYIAWILVAALYHLPNFQSMGLDLRMNLSLFLTIYISSILFLVVFHIIFLGLWYVGLVSRVAGRRPEILTILQNCAVLSMACCIFYSHCGNRAILRQKPHGRQYSSWFSFWKKEHRNNTWLAKFIRMNELKDQVCSSWFAPVGSASDYPLLSKWFIYGEIACNGSCPDSSDEISPIYSLWATFIGLYIANYVVERSTGWALTHPLSVDKYEKLKNQQLRPDFLDMVPWYSGTSADLFKTVFDLLVSVTVFVGRFDMRMLQAAMTKSDDATGRKELLYDHLADKNDFWFDFMADTGDGGNSSYSVAKLLAQPSLKVPVADDFLSLPRGNVLLIGGDLAYPNPSSFTYEKRLFCPFEYALQPPRWYKNDSIAVDKPELPDGVSDLKSYEGPQCFLIPGNHDWFDGLNTFMRYICHKSWLGGWLMPQKKSYFALQLPKGWWVFGLDLALHGDIDVDQFKFFSELVKGKVGENDAVIIITHEPNWLLDWYWSGDTGKNVRHLICDVLKYRCKLRMAGDLHHYMRHSCNQSDGPAHVQHLLVNGCGGAFLHPTHVFSNFSKFYGASYGSKVAYPSFEDSSKIALGNILKFRKKNWQFDFIGGIIYFILVFSLFPQCKLAHVLRGDSFSGHLESFLGTVWNAFAYVMEQSYVSFTGVLMLLITAIAFVPSKISRKKRVVIGVLHVAAHLMAALILMLMLELGIEICIQHNLLANSGYHTLYQWYKSVESEHFPDPTGLRARIEQWTFGLYPACIKYLMSAFDVPEVMAVTRTNICKDGMASLSRSGAVIYYASVFLYFWVFSTPVVSMVFGSYLYICINWFHIHFDEAFSSLRIANYKSFTRFHILEDGDIEVFTLAVDKVPKDWKLDKDWDSEPKQSFKMSYERQFPSKWCAPTAQQDPVNTVKIVDRFTIHRSEKQNGEC